The DNA region GGGTTTTGCTGGCTTTTTCTGCCTGGAACGGGTTAAAATCGCCCGTTTTTCAATCTGTTACGCCTGACCATGCAAACTCCCGTTACCGAGGCAGATGCCAAGGCCAAAAAGGCGGCCTACGAGGCCGGCAAACTGACCAAGCGGCTGCGTCATCACGTTGGTGATGCCATCAACGATTTCAACATGATTGAGCCGGGCGACCGGGTGATGGTGTGTCTGTCGGGGGGCAAGGACAGTTACGCCCTGCTGGACATCCTGCTTGGCCTGCAGAAGTCGGCGCCGATCGATTTTTCGCTGGTGGCGGTCAATCTCGATCAGAAGCAGCCCGGCTTTCCGGCGGATGTGCTGCCCAATTACCTGAAAACCCTCGGCGTTGAATATCGCATCGTCGAGGAGGATACCTACTCGATCGTCAAGCGTGTCATTCCCGAGGGCAAGACCACCTGCGGTCTGTGCTCGCGTCTGCGTCGCGGTATTCTGTACCGTGTGGCCGATGAGCTGGGCGCGACCAAGATTGCGCTCGGTCATCATCGCGATGACATTCTGGAAACGCTGTTTCTCAATATGTTCTATGGCGGCAAGCTCAAGTCGATGCCGCCCAAGCTGGTGTCCGACGATGGTCGTCATATGGTGATTCGCCCGCTGGCGTATTGTCGTGAAAGCGATCTGGAGCGTTATGCCGCGCTGCGTCAGTTCCCGATTATTCCGTGCAATTTGTGTGGCTCGCAGCCGAATCTGCAGCGCCAGGTGGTGAAGCAGATGATTCAGGACTGGGACAAGCGTTTCCCGGGCCGGGCCGAAACCATGTTCAGTGCGTTGCGCAATGTGGTGCCTTCGCATCTGGCGGATACGTCGCTGTTTGATTTCGCCGGGCTGAAGCTGGGCGAGGTGCCGGCGGGCGGGGGGGACCTGGCTTTCGACAAGGAAGAGTTCAAATCGCCTGCCACGATCAATATTCTGGATTCGCGCCCGAAGGAGTCGGCCTGTGGCGAATAACAAGGCGCGTCATCCGTTCCGCCGCCGGGTGCGGCCGGGCGTCGAGGCCATGCCGGAGGTGGAGATCAGCGAGGCGGATGGGATTCGTTCGCTGCATCTCGGTTCGGAAACGGTGCAAAGCTCGATGAATCTGGATGACCCGACGGATCTGGTGTTGTCTTATAGCCGGGCCATGATGGGGTTTCTGCTGTTCAATGCCGATCCGGCGCATATTCTGCAGATTGGTCTGGGGGGCGGCTCGCTGTCGCGCTTCATTGATTTTTATTTGCGTGATACCAAGAGTGTGGCGGTGGATATTAATCCGCAGGTGATCGCGGTGGCGCGGGCTTTCTTTGAGTTGCCGGAAGAGGGTGAGCGTTTCGAGATTATTGAGGCGGACGGCGCGGACTACGTGAAGATTTTCCGTGATTCGACGGATGTGATTCTGGTGGATGGTTTTGATGGTCTGCAGATTGTCGATGCGCTGACGACGGAGGATTTTTTCGAGGATTGTCGCCGTGCGCTGACCGAGGACGGGATTTTCGTGACGAACTGGTGGAGCGGGGATAAGCGTTATATGGCTTTTCTGGAGCGGCTGCTGGGGGTGTTCGAAGGTCGGGTGCTGGAGTTGCCGGCGGCCAGTCATGGCAATGTGGCGGTGATGGCGTTTAACAGTATGCCGAAGCTGACGCGCTGGGCGGCGCTGGAGAAGCGGGCGGATGAGCTGGAGCGTCGTTTCGGGCTGGAGTTTGGTGAGTTTGTTTCGCGGATGCGGCTGATGAATCCGCAGGGTGAGCGCTGCCTGAATCCTTAGTCAATCTGGGTGTATTAGCTGTTAGCGTTATACATTGCCGCGTTGCGGCGTATAATGGCTGGTTTGAATCCGACCGGGTGTTGAGCAAGATCAGCAGCCTTTCGTAGGCCATGCCTCACACTACGGGGAGACGGATGACAGAATTCTGGGCTCTTGCCGCCCGGCGGCACGGGCCCACGGTTATTTTTGAAGGAAATCATTGTGATCAAGCAGCAAGTACTCAACCGGATTGCGGATAAATCCGCGGTGATCGGTATCGTCGGTCTGGGCTATGTGGGCCTGCCGCTGATGCTGCGTTTTGCCGAAGTCGGCTACAAGGTGCTGGGCTTTGATATCGACCAGAGCAAGGTCGACGCCCTGATGGCCGGCAAGTCCTACATTGAACACATTTCGGCGGCCTCGATTGCGCAGGCGCGTGAGCGCGGTTTTGAAGCCACGACGGATTTCAGCCGTGCCGGCGAGGCCGACACGCTGATTCTGTGTGTGCCGACGCCGCTGAACAAGTATCGCGAGCCGGATCTGTCTTTTGTGCTGGATACCATTGATTCGCTGGTGCCGTATCTGCGCCCGGGTCATCTGGTGTCGCTGGAGTCCACCACTTATCCGGGGACGACGGATGAAGAGCTGCTGCCGCGTGTTGAGTCGCGTGGTCTGAAGGTGGGTCAGGATGCCTTCCTGGTGTTCTCGCCGGAGCGTGAGGATCCGGGTAATCCGGATTTCACTACCCGCACGATTCCGAAGGTCTGCGGTGGTGTGACCCCGGCCTGCCAGGAGATTGGTGTGGCGCTGTATTCGGCGGTGATTGACAAGGTGGTGCCGGTGTCGTCGACGCGCGCTGCGGAGATGACCAAGCTGCTGGAGAATATTCACCGTGCGGTGAATATCGGTCTGGTGAACGAGATGAAGATCGTGGCCGACCGCATGGGTATTGATATTCACGAAGTGATCCGCGCGGCCGCGACCAAGCCGTTTGGCTTCGTGCCTTACTATCCGGGCCCGGGTCTGGGTGGTCACTGTATTCCGATTGATCCGTTCTATCTGACCTGGAAGGCGCGTGAGTACGGGGTGAATACCCGTTTCATCGAGCTGGCCGGTGAGGTGAACTCGAATATGCCGGATTATGTGGTCAGCAAGGTGGCGGCGGCGCTGAACAAGCGTCAGAAGGCCATCAACGGCAGCCGTGTGCTGGTGCTGGGCATTGCTTACAAGAAGAATGTCGATGATATGCGCGAGAGTCCGTCGGTGATGCTGATGGAAAAGCTGCGTGATCTGGGTGCCCGCGTGTCTTATTCGGATCCGCATGTGCCGGTGTTCCCGAAGATGCGCGAGCACACGTTCGACTTGAAGAGCGAGCCGTTCACGGCCGAGTCGCTGGCCAGCTACGATTGTGTGGTGCTGGCGACGGATCATGACAAGTTCGATTATCCGCTGTTGAAGCAATCGGCCAAGCTGATTGTCG from Paludibacterium sp. B53371 includes:
- a CDS encoding polyamine aminopropyltransferase, which codes for MPEVEISEADGIRSLHLGSETVQSSMNLDDPTDLVLSYSRAMMGFLLFNADPAHILQIGLGGGSLSRFIDFYLRDTKSVAVDINPQVIAVARAFFELPEEGERFEIIEADGADYVKIFRDSTDVILVDGFDGLQIVDALTTEDFFEDCRRALTEDGIFVTNWWSGDKRYMAFLERLLGVFEGRVLELPAASHGNVAVMAFNSMPKLTRWAALEKRADELERRFGLEFGEFVSRMRLMNPQGERCLNP
- the ttcA gene encoding tRNA 2-thiocytidine(32) synthetase TtcA, translated to MQTPVTEADAKAKKAAYEAGKLTKRLRHHVGDAINDFNMIEPGDRVMVCLSGGKDSYALLDILLGLQKSAPIDFSLVAVNLDQKQPGFPADVLPNYLKTLGVEYRIVEEDTYSIVKRVIPEGKTTCGLCSRLRRGILYRVADELGATKIALGHHRDDILETLFLNMFYGGKLKSMPPKLVSDDGRHMVIRPLAYCRESDLERYAALRQFPIIPCNLCGSQPNLQRQVVKQMIQDWDKRFPGRAETMFSALRNVVPSHLADTSLFDFAGLKLGEVPAGGGDLAFDKEEFKSPATINILDSRPKESACGE
- a CDS encoding nucleotide sugar dehydrogenase, whose translation is MKQQVLNRIADKSAVIGIVGLGYVGLPLMLRFAEVGYKVLGFDIDQSKVDALMAGKSYIEHISAASIAQARERGFEATTDFSRAGEADTLILCVPTPLNKYREPDLSFVLDTIDSLVPYLRPGHLVSLESTTYPGTTDEELLPRVESRGLKVGQDAFLVFSPEREDPGNPDFTTRTIPKVCGGVTPACQEIGVALYSAVIDKVVPVSSTRAAEMTKLLENIHRAVNIGLVNEMKIVADRMGIDIHEVIRAAATKPFGFVPYYPGPGLGGHCIPIDPFYLTWKAREYGVNTRFIELAGEVNSNMPDYVVSKVAAALNKRQKAINGSRVLVLGIAYKKNVDDMRESPSVMLMEKLRDLGARVSYSDPHVPVFPKMREHTFDLKSEPFTAESLASYDCVVLATDHDKFDYPLLKQSAKLIVDSRGKFLEPAEHIVKA